In Neomicrococcus aestuarii, the genomic window AGAACTGCGCCTGCAGGTGCCGGTTGCCGAGGGAATGGGCTATGACTCCCATTTCATGGATGGTCCGGGGCGCGATGACCAGGACGTCGGTAGGCAGCACGGACACGACGATCAGGCTGGACTCTTCAACGTGCAGGATGTCGCCGTCACGCAGGTCACGGGAGCCGGCCGCCAGTCTGATCCCGATTTCTTTGCCGTGGTCGGTGGTGACCCGCTGGATGCGCTTTACCAGCTGGGCGCTGGGCAGCAACACTTTCTCGCGGTGCAGCCCGGTGTAGGCCTGTGTGTCCGGCAG contains:
- the ureE gene encoding urease accessory protein UreE encodes the protein MIIEKILGNLHELPDTQAYTGLHREKVLLPSAQLVKRIQRVTTDHGKEIGIRLAAGSRDLRDGDILHVEESSLIVVSVLPTDVLVIAPRTIHEMGVIAHSLGNRHLQAQFFDAGSEYGAEVMVCAYDHTVEDYLRHAGVPYDRQERVIPVPFRHAEHSH